One genomic window of Gossypium hirsutum isolate 1008001.06 chromosome D11, Gossypium_hirsutum_v2.1, whole genome shotgun sequence includes the following:
- the LOC107911133 gene encoding protein MAIN-LIKE 2-like, whose amino-acid sequence MPYLEIAGFGSAALIQTFDLRYDLLSTIVERWCPETHTFHFLYGECTVTLEDVALQLGLPIDGSPVTGVTSFTDPTTLYYQLLGDSPNNDESNFTSLKFTWLKAKFGQLSANATEAELMCATRAYIMHILGGILMPDANNNKVHMMYLPLLADFSNVHSYSWGAAVLTVLYWELCRTTNPSVVDMGECLTLLQSWAVYRMPFLASVTHQPYVYPLVNRWSIYPGIERSDTVPIYRLMIKQHAGEGFIWMSYRIPVITAVIPSSAYVHSEMWCTNAPIINFNVVE is encoded by the exons ATGCCGTACTTGGAGATAGCCGGATTTGGGTCAGCAGCATTGATCCAGACATTCGACTTGCGGTATGATTTATTATCTACGATAGTAGAGCGGTGGTgcccggagacccacacttttcattttttGTATGGGGAGTGCACGGTGACCTTAGAGGATGTTGCGCTGCAGCTTGGGCTCCCAATCGACGGGAGTCCCGTAACGGGAGTAACTTCATTTACTGATCCGACTACACTGTATTATCAGCTACTAGGAGACTCGCCAAACAACGATGAGTCAAATTTTACGAGCTTGAAATTTACATGGCTGAAAGCCAAATTTGGACAGTTATCAGCGAATGCCACTGAAGCTGAGTTGATGTGCGCTACTCGAGCATACATCATGCATATCCTAGGGGGAATACTGATGCCTGATGCAAACAACAACAAGGTGCATATGATGTACTTGCCCCTATTAGCTGATTTTTCCAATGTTCACTCGTATAGCTGGGGCGCTGCCGTTCTAACAGTGTTATATTGGGAGCTTTGTCGAACGACAAACCCTTCTGTTGTAGACATGGGCGAATGCCTTACATTGCTGCAGTCCTGGGCAGTCTATCGGATGCCATTTTTGGCATCGGTTACTCACCAACCGTATGTTTATCCACTAGTGaacag gtGGAGTATTTATCCGGGTATCGAGAGGTCAGACACTGTCCCGATATACCGACTCATGATCAAACAGCATGCCGgggaaggg TTTATATGGATGTCATATCGTATCCCAGTAATTACAGCTGTGATACCCTCGTCTGCATACGTTCATTCTGAAATGTGGTGCACTAACgcaccaattataaatttcaatgtaGTCGAGTGA